The stretch of DNA AAATAAAGGCGGGCGTCGTCCGGGTCGAAAGTGGACCCGGGCGGCGCCCTTTCTTTTGGGTCCCGTCCTTGTGGGCCTGACGCGAGCCCGACGGCGGGCGGCTCGTGCTTGGCCCGGTGAAGGACCGGGTTCCGGGGCCGGTCCCCTCTCAGGGCAGAATGGACGCATGACCCTTACGACCTTCGCGCTCATCCGCCATGGCCAAACCGACTGGAACGCGCAGCGCCGTCTGCAAGGATCCAGCGACATTCCGCTGAACAACGTCGGACGTGGCCAGGCCCGGGAGGCCGTCGCCGCCCTTTCCGGCTACGAGTGGGACGCCGTGGTGTCCTCACCGCTGAGCCGTGCCGCCGAAACCGCCGACCTCATCGCCGCAGGGCTCGGAATCAGCGTGACCCGGCGCGTCCCGGAACTCACCGAGCGCGACTTCGGGCCGGCCGAAGGACTGCAGGACGGCCCCGAACTGGACGCCCTGCGCACCACCGACGGTTTCCTCGGAGCCGAAAGCGACGACGACGCGGCCGCCCGCGGGCTGGCTGCACTGGAAGCGCTGGCCGAGGAATTCCGCGGCAGCCGCGTCCTGGTGGTCGCCCACGGAACCCTCATCCGGTTGACCCTTGGGCGCGCGATCGGCCGCCCAGTGGAGAGCATCGATAACGCCGTGCTGAACCTCGCCCACCACCACGCCGTCGACGGCTGGCAGCTCGAGTACCTCAACGGTGAGCCGTGGGCCGCGGCACCCGTCGGCTGACGAGGGCCGCCGGCGCTCAAACCGGCCGTTACCGCTGCCCCTGATCGCCAGGCTGCGGGCAGCTAGGGGTCCGCGTCAGCTTCCGGTCGTTTCCGAGTGCAGCCGCTCCGCCTCCTGCCAGAACTCGTCCACGCGCGCATTCCACACGTCCGGGACCTCCTGGAACGGCTGGTGGGATTCCTCCGGCATCACCTCGAACTGCGCACCCGGTATCCGATGGGCTACGGCTGCACCCAGTTCCGGCCGGCTCATCGGATCCACTCCCCCGGCCAGGACAAGGGTGGGCGCTTTGATCTGCCCCAGACGGCTGGCCGTCTCGTGGGCCACGAACGCGTCCAGGAACTTTAGGAAATCGCTCGTGGACTGGGGATAAGGGAAGGCGAGGGCGTCGTCGATAATTTGGCTGACCATCCCGCTGTTGTGTGCCCGTGGCGTATAGACCAGCAGGAAGAAGAACTCCAGGAATGCGCGCTCGTCCGGTGCCAGCGTGGCCTGCCAGTGGATGGACCGGCAGAGCGACTTCATGTACTGGTCCATTGCCGGCCACGTGCTCTGCAGCACCAGGCTTCGCACCAGCTCCGGGTGCCGCAGGGCAAGCTCCTGGGCGATGATGCTGCCGCCGGAAAACCCTGCGACATGCGCTGGAGGACTGCCGAGACCACGCAGCACCGCAGCCGCGTCGTCCGCCATGGCCTCGACAGTGGGTTGCCCCTCCGGCATCGCCGTGCGGCCGGCCCCCCGGTTATCGAACGCCGTCAGCCTGTAGCGGTCCGCCAGCCCGTCCAGCTGGAACTGCCAGGACTCCACGGTGTCCCCAAGGCCGCCGATCAGCAGGACATCCGGCCCCTCGCCGATCTGCTCCGTCCAGATCTCCAGCTCCCCGGCTTTCACATACCGCCCCACTGCGGCCCTCCTGTCTCGTTCGGCCGCCGGCCAAGCGGTCCTGCCGAGTCCGCTGCCGGTGCAAGTCCGCGGCAACCCGCGAGGCAATGCATGGGTAATCTACTCTCCTGCTGGTGGGGCGCCTAGGGTATTCCGGACCGGCCCGCCCGCTCCCTACTGTCCGGGCGGGGCACTCCACGTTGGCCGTTGTCCGGCTTGGCGGGCGACTTTATACTGTGGACACCGCGAGCTGTTCCAGTGCCTTTGGCGGCTGGACTGTATTCCCGGGCCGCGACGTTCACGGCCCGCACGTACCGGGACGGGTATCGCCCTGCACCGCCGATTCCGGCGAGAACAAATCCACTATTGGACGCACTATTGGGGCCGCCAATCCCCGTGGAACGGAAGCAGCAGACCGATGAGCACAATGCACCAGGCGGAGCAGGACGGCGAAAAGGACCGTGCCCTGCAGGAGTTGCGCAGGCACCTGGCGGGGCAGGTGATCGAACCGCAGGATCCGCTGTACGACGAGGCCCGTGCGGTATGGAACGGCATGATCGACGTGCGTCCGCGGGCCGTCATCCGGGCGGGAGCCGTCGGGGACATCCACCCGGTCCTGCACACAGCCCGCAGCACTGGCCTGCCGCTTGCCGTGCGCGGCGGGGGGCACAACATCGCCGGCCATGGCACCGTGGAAGGCGGCCTCGTGCTGGATCTCAGCCAGTTGCGCAATGTGGCTGTCGACGTCGACAAGCGGCTCGTCGTCGTCGAGCCCGGGGCGACCTTGGCAGACGTGGACCGGGCCACGGCCGCACACGGACTCGCCGTGCCGCTTGGGGTGATCAGCGCAACGGGGGTTGCCGGGCTGACCCTCGGCGGAGGGGTGGGCTGGCTGACCCGGTCCAACGGGCTGAGCCTGGACAACCTGGACTGCGCCGACGTCATCACCGCCACCGGAGAGCACCTGCATGCCAGCGAACAGCAAAACCCCGAGCTGTTCTGGGGGCTCCGCGGCGGGGGCGGCAACTTCGGGGTGGTCTCGTCCTTCACGTTCCGCGCCCGGACGCTGCCTGCTGATGTGCTGGGGGGAAACTTCTTCTACCGCCCCACGCGCTGGAAGAGCGCGCTGAGCGCCTTCGCCCGGTGGACGCAGGACCTACCCGAGGAGATGAACCCGATCATCTCCTTCCTCGTGCTCCCACCCGACATGGAGATGGGCACTGAGCCGTGGATGATCATCGGTTTCGCCTGGGCTTCGGAAAACCACCCGCCCGGGCTCGAGCTGATCGGGCAGTTGCGCCAGTCCGCGCCCCCAGACGCGGAGGAAGTGGGGCCGACCGCCTGGCTGGAGTGGCAGTCCGCCATGGACGCTCTCTTTCCCAAAGGCTCCCGGGGGTACTGGAAAAACATGTCGTTCTCCCGGATGGACGATGCGGCCATTGACGTTCTGGTCAGTTTCGCCTCTGAGGTGACATGGTCCGGGACCGGGATCGATATCCACCACATGGAAGGGGCCTTCGGGCGTGTGCCCGAGGAAGCTACAGCGTTTCCCAACCGCTCGGCAAAGTACTGGCTGAATATCTACGGCTTCTGGCAGGACCCGGCGGAGGACGAGCGGCTGAGCGCGTTCGCGCGGAAGGCCCACGCTCTCATGCAGCCGTTCGGCGAGCACGGCCAGTATGTCAACTTCCTCGGCGCAGAAATCGGACAAGACCCCATCGAGGCCGCACGGCAGGCCTACGGCCCCGAAACATATGACCGACTGGTGGACCTGAAGAACCGCTTCGACCCGCAAAACCTCTTCCGCCTCAACCACAACATCGTGCCGGCCCCCGCCGGAGGGGCCTAAGCCGGGGCGGCCTTCCCCAGGTTCCTGCTCCGACGGGTGCCAGCCTCAGGCCTACGTGCGCTGGGAGAGGTTGAGAATGTTGCCCTCGCTGTCCAGGAACCAGGCTGCCTTTCCCCAATCATTGGTGGCAATCCCGTTCTCCGTCTTCAGGCCGGGGAAATCATATTCTTCGAAAACGACGCCGCGGCCTCGCAGATCCTCCATCTCGCGTTCGAGGTTGTCCGTTTCCCAGCCCATCTGGGTGTTCTTGGCTGTCCCTGCATTCTCCGTCTGGTAAATCAGGAACCCTGTTCCGTTCCCGCAGCGGTAAATGGCGCTGCCCTCTTCCATGGAATCGGAGGGTTCCATGCCCAGCTTGTCCCGGTAGAAATCCTTCGCCCTGTCGATGTCCTTCGCGGGGAGGACAGCCAGAATGTTTGAATCCGTGAGCATGATGATTTCCTTCTCTGGATTGATGTGTCGCACGACGGCGCGGTTCCTCCCCCCTGTTTCGGGTCCCCACTACGTCTTTGTCCGGGGGCCGTGACCGCCCGTTGCGCCGAGTGCCGGGCAGCCACCCGGGACTCTTCACCGCCGTGCCCGCCATCACCGGCGCGAGAGTCCCCGAAGCTTATGTGGCCATTATGGACCGATCCGTAGCCAAGGAAATAGGCAAACGCGTGCCCTGCGGCGGGAACGGCTCCGGTGCCGTCGGCGTCGTCCGTGGCGCCGCTCCTCCGGGACGCGGCCCTGGCCGGCGAAGCGATCCAACGGGCGCGCCGGGCCAGCATGCAGCTGACCTGCGTGGCCGGGATCGCCGGGCTACAGCGGCTACCTCACAGAGCGTGCATGTCAGCGGACGTTGAGTCGGCCAGGTCCACTTCGCCGTGCTCATGTCCGGCAGTTGTCCGGATGACGATGCTGTCCAGATGGGGCAGGGCTCGCCTCACCCGGCGCTGGGCGTCCCGCACAATCTGCTCAGCTGCGGAAACCGGCATGTCAGCCACCTGGATGGTTGCGTTGCCCTGGATTCGGTGTCCGATCCAGCGCAGCTGCAACGCCGGCACCGCGTCCACACCGGGCGTGGCCGTGAGCGCCGCCTGTGCACGATCGAGAAGGTCGGGCTCGATGCCGTCCATCAGACGCCGGCCGATGCTCCGGATGGTGCCCCACAGCAGGATGATGATGGCGACGGCGATCAGCAGACCCACAATCGGGTCGGCCAGCGGGAAGCCGGCCCAGACGCCGATCACTCCCAGCACCACGGCCAGGGAGGTGAATCCGTCCATGCGGGCGTGGACACCGTCGGCAACTAAAGCGGCAGAGCCGATCTTCCGGCCTACCCGGATGCGGTAGATAGCCACAGCTTCGTTGCCCGCGAAGCCGACCAGGCCCGCTGCGGCCACCCACCAGAGGTTCTGCAGGGGCTGAGGATTGAGCAGCCGATCGACAGACTGCCAGCCGGCAACAAGTGCTGAGAGCGCGACGACGGCAACGATGAAGAGGCCGGCCAGGTCTTCGGCCCTGCCGAAGCCGTAGGTGTAGCGCCGGGTTGCCGGCCGGCGGGCGAGGATGAACGCAACCCACAGCGGCACCGCAGTCAAAGCGTCAGAGAAGTTGTGAATGGTGTCGGCGAGCAAAGCCACCGAGCCGCTTCCGAGCACCACGATGAATTGCAGGACGCTGGTGCCAAGCAGCATGAAGAGGCTGATCTTCAGCGCCCGGACGCCTTGCTCGCTCGCCTCCAGTGCGTCGTCGATGGAGTCCACGGCGTCGTGGGTATGCGGAACGAACAAGCCGTAAAAGAAGCCCTTGATTCCCGTCGGGTGGGTGTGGGAATGACCGTGGCCATGCTCGTGACCGTGCCCGCCATGATCGTGGGAGTGCGCGTGGCCATGGCCGTGGTCGTGGCCGTGGCCGTGGTCGTGGCCGTGGTCGTGCCGGTCGTGCCCGTGTCCGTCGTGACCCTGGTCCTGCTTGTCGACGTCGACCTGGGACCCGGTCGAGCTGGAATGGGGGTGATCGCTGTGCGTGCTCATTCTTGTTCCCTGCTCTCGGCGTGGTGGTGTCGGGGCGTTCCCCCGAGCGAGTGCTCGGCTTGGAAGATGGCATCGGTGACGAGC from Arthrobacter sp. B3I9 encodes:
- a CDS encoding histidine phosphatase family protein, with the protein product MTLTTFALIRHGQTDWNAQRRLQGSSDIPLNNVGRGQAREAVAALSGYEWDAVVSSPLSRAAETADLIAAGLGISVTRRVPELTERDFGPAEGLQDGPELDALRTTDGFLGAESDDDAAARGLAALEALAEEFRGSRVLVVAHGTLIRLTLGRAIGRPVESIDNAVLNLAHHHAVDGWQLEYLNGEPWAAAPVG
- a CDS encoding alpha/beta fold hydrolase gives rise to the protein MGRYVKAGELEIWTEQIGEGPDVLLIGGLGDTVESWQFQLDGLADRYRLTAFDNRGAGRTAMPEGQPTVEAMADDAAAVLRGLGSPPAHVAGFSGGSIIAQELALRHPELVRSLVLQSTWPAMDQYMKSLCRSIHWQATLAPDERAFLEFFFLLVYTPRAHNSGMVSQIIDDALAFPYPQSTSDFLKFLDAFVAHETASRLGQIKAPTLVLAGGVDPMSRPELGAAVAHRIPGAQFEVMPEESHQPFQEVPDVWNARVDEFWQEAERLHSETTGS
- a CDS encoding FAD-binding oxidoreductase — its product is MSTMHQAEQDGEKDRALQELRRHLAGQVIEPQDPLYDEARAVWNGMIDVRPRAVIRAGAVGDIHPVLHTARSTGLPLAVRGGGHNIAGHGTVEGGLVLDLSQLRNVAVDVDKRLVVVEPGATLADVDRATAAHGLAVPLGVISATGVAGLTLGGGVGWLTRSNGLSLDNLDCADVITATGEHLHASEQQNPELFWGLRGGGGNFGVVSSFTFRARTLPADVLGGNFFYRPTRWKSALSAFARWTQDLPEEMNPIISFLVLPPDMEMGTEPWMIIGFAWASENHPPGLELIGQLRQSAPPDAEEVGPTAWLEWQSAMDALFPKGSRGYWKNMSFSRMDDAAIDVLVSFASEVTWSGTGIDIHHMEGAFGRVPEEATAFPNRSAKYWLNIYGFWQDPAEDERLSAFARKAHALMQPFGEHGQYVNFLGAEIGQDPIEAARQAYGPETYDRLVDLKNRFDPQNLFRLNHNIVPAPAGGA
- a CDS encoding VOC family protein; its protein translation is MLTDSNILAVLPAKDIDRAKDFYRDKLGMEPSDSMEEGSAIYRCGNGTGFLIYQTENAGTAKNTQMGWETDNLEREMEDLRGRGVVFEEYDFPGLKTENGIATNDWGKAAWFLDSEGNILNLSQRT
- a CDS encoding cation diffusion facilitator family transporter, whose protein sequence is MSTHSDHPHSSSTGSQVDVDKQDQGHDGHGHDRHDHGHDHGHGHDHGHGHAHSHDHGGHGHEHGHGHSHTHPTGIKGFFYGLFVPHTHDAVDSIDDALEASEQGVRALKISLFMLLGTSVLQFIVVLGSGSVALLADTIHNFSDALTAVPLWVAFILARRPATRRYTYGFGRAEDLAGLFIVAVVALSALVAGWQSVDRLLNPQPLQNLWWVAAAGLVGFAGNEAVAIYRIRVGRKIGSAALVADGVHARMDGFTSLAVVLGVIGVWAGFPLADPIVGLLIAVAIIILLWGTIRSIGRRLMDGIEPDLLDRAQAALTATPGVDAVPALQLRWIGHRIQGNATIQVADMPVSAAEQIVRDAQRRVRRALPHLDSIVIRTTAGHEHGEVDLADSTSADMHAL